In a genomic window of uncultured Sphaerochaeta sp.:
- a CDS encoding sugar ABC transporter permease, translating into MKKHQALLYRRPLKWLLPMFIMLGLFYAYPLFDVIRLSFTNASILEPTYSYSLRSYSKMFNDPEILDTLATTFIFVSTNIVMQIIIGMMIALLIKTGMKRGFFMTEACRTVVLIAWMIPGVLVGIIWKLILSTSNYGIVNYLLELIGLSRIGFLSAPNMALVSTIMVNIWRGTAFSMIMLYAGLQKIPEHLYEAAVVDGANAFQQFFRITLPLMRHIIFINLVLITIYTFNQFDMIMSLTGGGPGRSTEVLTLTAYKQMFKFFDMGTSSAISVLLLVLNLSIAVIYYRFVLGESNVDNQ; encoded by the coding sequence ATGAAAAAGCACCAAGCACTACTGTACAGAAGACCCTTGAAATGGCTGCTGCCGATGTTCATCATGCTGGGCCTTTTCTATGCCTATCCGCTTTTCGATGTCATTCGCCTCAGCTTTACCAATGCTTCCATTCTTGAACCCACCTACTCCTACAGCCTCAGATCGTATTCAAAGATGTTCAACGACCCGGAAATCCTGGACACATTGGCCACCACCTTCATCTTTGTCTCAACCAATATCGTGATGCAGATCATCATCGGCATGATGATAGCCCTGCTCATCAAGACCGGCATGAAACGAGGCTTCTTCATGACCGAAGCATGCCGTACCGTGGTCCTGATTGCCTGGATGATACCCGGCGTCCTCGTCGGTATCATCTGGAAACTGATACTATCCACGAGCAACTATGGCATCGTAAACTATTTGCTGGAATTGATCGGCTTATCAAGGATAGGATTCCTCTCTGCACCGAATATGGCCCTTGTCTCCACCATCATGGTCAACATCTGGCGTGGGACCGCTTTCAGCATGATCATGCTCTACGCCGGCCTGCAAAAGATACCCGAACACCTCTATGAGGCTGCAGTGGTGGACGGAGCGAACGCATTCCAGCAGTTTTTCCGCATAACCCTTCCGCTGATGAGACACATCATTTTCATCAACCTGGTGCTCATCACCATCTACACCTTCAACCAATTCGATATGATCATGTCCCTCACCGGTGGAGGACCGGGTAGGTCCACCGAGGTACTCACCCTCACCGCATACAAACAGATGTTCAAATTCTTCGACATGGGTACCAGCTCAGCGATTTCTGTCCTGCTTTTGGTCCTCAACCTGAGCATTGCGGTGATCTACTACCGATTCGTGCTCGGTGAGAGCAACGTCGACAACCAATAG
- a CDS encoding extracellular solute-binding protein, with protein sequence MKKQLITLLVVLFAVTSLAFAGGAAESKTTEVPADIVWVTPDRIGNPNAPITLTYAVDLTYSHQTETASRKEYLTRRMEEWAKAHPDVKLIPQILSNNPSERLAKQLEQAATGTIADAVQIDGQFVPLFYRWLQPVDKFYSKEDQADWFDWCLTEAMVDPADGKLKAVWLLTNTVGLWYDKTAVPNPPESWDEFIKVGKELQQNGYQYGFLTWGGKNEQISYGSVFPMFFGLGGDLVDEKDHPVYGLGENREKLIEVFKFWERAVKEGVTPRRILDINNNGDLVAEAKAKSTAMFLGGSWLMSVLKDNLGSEMDKWDFANTPQYSTDVKMQIPGGYTMGYFTKDPKKLELIVDFMDYVYAGKDGMAGWCSTAGYTPVRDSVFAEYDVFKNDRFQQAFGAALETARLRPNSSNYNIISEHVQEGWQNVILGAQTPEQAVDTAYQKTLNQIR encoded by the coding sequence ATGAAAAAGCAACTGATCACATTGTTGGTAGTACTGTTTGCAGTCACCTCCCTGGCATTCGCAGGTGGTGCAGCAGAATCGAAGACGACTGAAGTTCCTGCAGACATTGTCTGGGTAACCCCTGATCGCATCGGCAATCCCAATGCACCGATTACCCTCACCTATGCAGTCGACCTGACCTATTCGCATCAGACTGAAACAGCGTCCAGAAAAGAGTATCTGACCAGACGCATGGAAGAGTGGGCGAAAGCACACCCGGACGTGAAGCTGATTCCCCAGATTCTCTCCAACAACCCGTCCGAACGCCTTGCCAAGCAACTTGAGCAGGCTGCTACTGGCACCATTGCCGACGCAGTCCAGATTGACGGGCAATTCGTTCCACTTTTCTATCGCTGGCTCCAGCCAGTTGACAAATTCTACTCAAAGGAAGACCAAGCTGATTGGTTCGACTGGTGTCTTACTGAGGCAATGGTGGACCCCGCTGACGGCAAGCTCAAGGCTGTATGGCTGCTGACCAACACCGTAGGCTTGTGGTATGACAAGACAGCCGTCCCCAATCCTCCCGAGTCTTGGGATGAGTTCATCAAGGTCGGCAAGGAACTCCAGCAAAATGGTTATCAATATGGATTCCTGACCTGGGGCGGCAAGAACGAACAGATCAGCTATGGTTCGGTATTCCCGATGTTCTTTGGCCTTGGAGGAGACTTGGTCGATGAGAAAGACCATCCTGTCTACGGATTGGGCGAGAATAGGGAGAAACTGATCGAAGTCTTCAAATTCTGGGAACGCGCTGTCAAGGAAGGGGTGACCCCGAGACGCATTCTCGACATCAACAACAACGGCGACTTGGTAGCTGAAGCAAAAGCAAAATCAACTGCAATGTTCCTCGGTGGCTCATGGCTGATGAGTGTCCTGAAGGACAACCTCGGCTCTGAAATGGACAAGTGGGACTTTGCCAACACTCCGCAGTACAGCACAGATGTGAAGATGCAAATTCCTGGTGGCTACACCATGGGTTACTTCACCAAGGATCCGAAGAAGCTCGAACTGATCGTTGACTTCATGGACTACGTCTATGCTGGCAAGGATGGTATGGCAGGTTGGTGCTCAACCGCAGGCTACACCCCGGTTCGCGACAGTGTCTTCGCCGAATACGATGTATTCAAGAACGACCGCTTCCAGCAAGCCTTTGGTGCTGCCTTGGAGACTGCAAGGCTGAGACCGAACTCCTCCAACTACAACATCATCAGTGAGCACGTCCAGGAAGGGTGGCAGAACGTAATTCTGGGAGCCCAAACTCCTGAGCAGGCAGTGGATACCGCCTATCAGAAGACCCTCAACCAGATTCGCTAA
- a CDS encoding AI-2E family transporter produces the protein MDRKTYHSSVQLLVLAAFLALVVVRFSLFVSLLSKLWVLFRPLLLGFVIAYLVDLPAKRMERRFRFGGARPVAVLISLVLFLLIITLVMVLLIPQLGLALKQFSTNLPVLYQQSVDAIEDFMQGREELASGFLVVEQYFNQVVGQIKDSSPKVADYLLSFLGGAVSGVATALIAFIFSLYLLFGKKRLIAQVSYLYDRFMPPSWKGRIMAVLKVANQTFGKFFAGQFLEAIILGVLCTLGLMIFRFPYALTIGSVVGMTALVPLVGAYIGGAVGFVLLFSQGLRLALFFVLFLVILQQLEGNLIYPRVVGTSVGLPGVWVFASVLVGAGLFGIPGVLFGVPLAATVYHLLKEDRAAKGS, from the coding sequence ATGGATCGGAAGACCTATCACAGTAGTGTTCAGTTGTTGGTGCTTGCAGCATTCTTGGCTTTGGTGGTTGTACGGTTTTCACTTTTTGTTTCACTGTTGTCGAAGCTGTGGGTTCTCTTCAGACCTCTTCTCCTTGGATTTGTCATTGCATATCTGGTCGATCTTCCCGCCAAGCGTATGGAACGGCGGTTTCGCTTTGGTGGTGCAAGGCCGGTAGCGGTGCTCATCAGCCTGGTACTGTTTCTCCTGATCATCACCCTGGTAATGGTTTTGCTCATTCCCCAGCTTGGTTTGGCTCTGAAGCAGTTCAGCACCAACCTCCCGGTCCTCTACCAACAGAGTGTGGATGCTATTGAGGATTTCATGCAGGGTAGGGAAGAACTTGCCTCCGGTTTTCTGGTGGTGGAGCAGTATTTCAACCAAGTGGTTGGCCAGATCAAGGACTCCTCTCCCAAGGTTGCCGACTATCTGCTCTCCTTTTTGGGAGGAGCCGTCAGCGGAGTAGCCACTGCCCTCATAGCCTTCATTTTCAGTCTCTATCTGCTGTTCGGCAAGAAGCGCCTCATTGCTCAGGTTTCCTACCTGTATGACCGCTTCATGCCCCCATCGTGGAAAGGGCGCATCATGGCGGTGCTGAAAGTGGCCAACCAGACCTTCGGTAAGTTTTTTGCCGGCCAGTTTCTGGAAGCAATCATCCTGGGGGTGCTCTGTACCCTGGGCCTGATGATATTCCGTTTCCCCTACGCCCTTACCATCGGATCGGTGGTCGGAATGACCGCCCTCGTTCCCCTGGTTGGTGCTTATATCGGCGGGGCGGTTGGTTTTGTTCTCTTGTTCAGCCAAGGCTTGCGGCTGGCTCTCTTCTTCGTCCTTTTCCTGGTCATCCTCCAGCAGCTTGAGGGAAATCTCATCTACCCCAGGGTGGTGGGGACTTCGGTCGGCCTTCCCGGTGTCTGGGTTTTTGCCTCTGTGCTGGTTGGTGCGGGCCTCTTCGGCATCCCGGGAGTGCTTTTCGGTGTTCCTCTTGCAGCAACTGTCTATCATCTGCTGAAGGAAGACCGGGCTGCCAAAGGCTCTTGA
- a CDS encoding carbohydrate ABC transporter permease has product MQKTLKQPSLSRILTYALSYTLALLWLFPIVWMAFSAFKPMGSPVSLLSVAFAPPFTAENFSIISQKAPVYTWTYNSAFIAIVVTLIVLLITSMAAYSLSKLHFRGKKIMYIVITMGLMIPIEAIIIPLYKTMADLRMLNTYTGLIIPSLTAPLGVLIMKQFFDDLPNELIEAARIDGAGIFRIWYSICMPLSRNSLAAVGIFTFTNSWNNFLWPFLSITSEKMMTLPVGIPQFQGANLSEFTLPMTVSLVASIPAIAVFLIFQKQIIQGVAMTGIKG; this is encoded by the coding sequence ATGCAGAAAACACTGAAACAACCCAGTCTGTCACGAATCTTGACCTATGCACTCAGCTACACTCTTGCTTTGTTGTGGCTCTTTCCCATTGTCTGGATGGCTTTTTCAGCTTTCAAGCCCATGGGAAGCCCGGTCAGTCTCCTCTCGGTGGCTTTCGCGCCTCCCTTCACGGCGGAAAACTTCTCGATCATCTCACAGAAGGCTCCTGTCTATACCTGGACATACAATAGTGCATTCATTGCGATTGTCGTCACCTTGATTGTGCTTCTGATTACCTCGATGGCAGCGTATTCGCTCTCCAAGTTGCACTTCAGAGGTAAGAAGATCATGTACATCGTCATCACGATGGGGCTGATGATTCCCATTGAGGCCATCATCATTCCCCTCTACAAGACGATGGCTGACCTAAGGATGCTCAACACCTATACGGGCCTGATCATTCCCAGTCTCACCGCCCCTTTGGGTGTTCTCATCATGAAGCAGTTCTTCGATGACCTGCCCAATGAGCTCATCGAGGCTGCCCGTATTGATGGAGCCGGTATCTTCAGGATCTGGTACAGCATCTGCATGCCGCTTTCGCGCAATTCGCTTGCAGCCGTAGGGATTTTCACGTTCACCAACTCTTGGAACAACTTCCTCTGGCCCTTTTTGTCCATCACCAGTGAGAAGATGATGACTTTGCCGGTAGGGATTCCCCAGTTCCAGGGGGCAAACCTCTCCGAGTTCACGCTCCCCATGACCGTCAGCCTGGTGGCCTCGATTCCGGCCATCGCGGTATTCTTGATTTTCCAGAAACAGATCATCCAGGGTGTGGCGATGACTGGTATCAAAGGATGA
- a CDS encoding sugar ABC transporter permease, with translation MGSLSKQHDLRAAQRKESIAAWLFMLPFLALYVAFLLFPIFRGLYTSFTNARLVGSVRLIGLENYAEMVADKDFWGSLGNTLYFVLISTPAIVVAGFILAMLINAKLKGTTFLRTAYFSSYVLSMSVVTGLWIFIFQPYTGLINTIVTKLGGQEIFWLSTRGIVWLAILVTTVWWTVGFDMVLFLAALQNIPTEMYEAAEIDGASKAQVLFKITIPMLRESTVLVVMLQMIASFKLFGQTYLMAGGGPGTHTRTIVHYIYESGFTNRRLGYASAMSIAFFLVVLGFSLLQRKLFANKEGR, from the coding sequence ATGGGTTCCCTTTCTAAACAGCACGATTTGCGTGCAGCACAGCGCAAGGAGAGTATCGCGGCATGGCTTTTCATGCTTCCGTTTCTTGCCTTGTATGTTGCCTTTCTCCTTTTTCCCATCTTCCGCGGACTTTATACAAGTTTCACCAACGCCCGCTTGGTAGGATCGGTCCGACTCATCGGGCTGGAAAACTATGCTGAGATGGTCGCAGACAAGGATTTCTGGGGATCGTTGGGAAACACGCTCTATTTTGTACTTATCAGTACCCCGGCCATCGTCGTGGCAGGATTCATCCTTGCCATGCTCATCAATGCGAAACTCAAAGGCACCACCTTTCTCAGGACTGCCTATTTCTCCTCATATGTACTCTCCATGTCGGTTGTCACCGGCCTGTGGATTTTCATCTTCCAACCCTATACCGGTCTCATAAACACCATTGTGACCAAGCTCGGAGGACAGGAGATTTTCTGGCTCAGTACGCGGGGCATCGTCTGGCTTGCAATTCTGGTAACCACCGTCTGGTGGACGGTTGGCTTTGATATGGTGCTCTTCCTTGCTGCGTTGCAGAACATCCCGACCGAGATGTATGAGGCTGCCGAGATTGATGGGGCTTCGAAAGCCCAGGTACTCTTCAAGATAACCATCCCCATGCTTCGGGAAAGTACGGTCCTGGTGGTGATGCTGCAGATGATCGCCTCCTTCAAGCTCTTCGGGCAGACCTATCTGATGGCAGGGGGCGGTCCTGGTACCCATACCCGCACCATCGTGCATTACATCTATGAGTCAGGCTTCACAAACAGGAGACTGGGCTATGCTTCGGCTATGTCCATAGCCTTCTTCCTCGTCGTCCTTGGCTTCTCACTCTTGCAACGCAAGCTCTTCGCAAACAAGGAAGGGAGGTAA
- a CDS encoding extracellular solute-binding protein has translation MKKRVLVLALALMLVVSTTIFAAGAQESAKPGEKTKITFWSPFSGGDGDIMKSIVADFNAQSETSEVEFLIFKSEEYYTKLIVSVSSNSAPDVAILHLSRLLEFTSDDLLEPLNKHASAVGLNWNDFSGVLQKAAQIDGNYYAVPLDTHLLLMHFNTKWLGEMGMLDANGKPALARGEKAFFDYFNAVKGKLGENQMPLSGTSQFGLPQYVWYTLLTQYGGEIQNADGTKATLDTAENKKALSVMKQMVESGIWPKGQKNGAEIFTGFRATATINGNWGIPIFEKVNGLEFISMPFPQFTDVNSVYADSHTMVMPTSNQSDAKKQAAMEFMSWMADNTLDWAQAGHIPSKTKIVDSAAFKALPYRSEYAKSAEYAHFYPKSLALTGMIEVVQRELATMIAGDQDVNTTAANMQAGYQKLLDQKR, from the coding sequence ATGAAGAAGAGAGTGCTTGTATTGGCATTGGCGCTCATGTTGGTCGTTTCGACCACAATTTTTGCAGCCGGCGCACAGGAAAGTGCAAAGCCCGGTGAGAAAACGAAGATTACATTCTGGTCTCCGTTCAGCGGCGGTGATGGTGACATCATGAAGAGCATCGTTGCTGACTTCAACGCACAGAGCGAAACCAGCGAAGTGGAATTCCTGATCTTCAAGTCTGAGGAGTACTACACCAAGCTTATAGTTTCCGTGTCCTCAAACTCGGCTCCCGATGTAGCTATCCTGCACCTGTCCAGATTGCTCGAGTTCACCTCCGATGACCTGCTTGAACCGCTGAACAAGCATGCATCGGCTGTCGGTCTCAACTGGAATGATTTCAGTGGCGTATTGCAGAAGGCTGCCCAGATCGATGGCAACTACTATGCAGTTCCGCTCGACACCCACCTTTTGCTGATGCATTTCAATACCAAGTGGCTTGGTGAGATGGGAATGCTTGATGCAAACGGCAAGCCCGCCCTTGCTCGTGGTGAGAAGGCTTTCTTTGACTACTTCAACGCAGTCAAGGGCAAGCTCGGTGAAAACCAGATGCCCCTTTCCGGTACCTCCCAGTTCGGTCTTCCGCAGTATGTGTGGTATACCCTGCTGACCCAGTATGGTGGAGAGATCCAGAATGCAGACGGCACCAAGGCAACCTTGGATACCGCTGAGAACAAGAAGGCTCTGAGCGTCATGAAGCAGATGGTTGAGAGCGGCATTTGGCCGAAGGGTCAGAAGAATGGTGCTGAGATCTTCACCGGTTTCCGTGCAACCGCCACCATCAACGGCAACTGGGGCATCCCCATCTTCGAGAAAGTCAATGGACTAGAATTCATCTCCATGCCCTTCCCGCAGTTCACCGATGTGAATTCCGTCTATGCTGACTCCCACACCATGGTCATGCCCACCAGCAACCAGAGTGATGCGAAGAAGCAGGCAGCGATGGAGTTCATGTCCTGGATGGCTGACAACACCCTTGACTGGGCACAGGCCGGCCATATTCCCAGCAAGACCAAGATTGTCGACAGTGCTGCGTTCAAGGCTCTTCCGTATCGCTCCGAGTATGCAAAGAGTGCAGAGTATGCCCACTTCTATCCGAAGTCCCTTGCTCTCACCGGTATGATCGAAGTGGTGCAGAGAGAGCTGGCAACCATGATCGCTGGCGATCAGGATGTCAACACCACTGCTGCCAATATGCAGGCTGGTTATCAGAAGCTGTTGGATCAGAAGCGCTAA
- a CDS encoding TIM-barrel domain-containing protein, producing the protein MKSRNGSSFYPVQEIGSLYTEVDGELRFPAKVASTEMFIGLTFYTEGYIRYRIEVAGEQRWKHSFAHMEQLEPIKAEVEAKQSCFVITAGPVVAHLSTAPYSLSIRDLYGHVVLEEFAGDVNARSEWISAPTGYTASSDQQMSTRMNFAYSSDTSYYGTGERFPSLRQNNRRITLWNDNPYGSGTDRAYKNIPLVVTDSGYALLLHETARSTWDFGSTSTFSCSIEVDQQGIDLIIIVAPTMAEQLRAYTRLTCKAPMPPRWSFGVWVSPFGNYLDAGSSWQQKEFLQFIASLDEHEMPCDVIHLDPYWMGKTKKLCDFAWDPVDYPDPKLFIDTLAKRGLRLCLWEHPYIEKGSELYEEGKRNGYFIKKADGSVYDYHIVIVPAERRTAEQTEYAEDFYALGSAVDFSNPAAVEWYKSLHRPLIEMGTATFKTDFGEVTPYDAHFFNGMSGREMHNLYAYLYNKTVWEVQQEYTDMPFLWGRSGYAGSQAFPVQWSGDPVSDLRSLRTTIISGLNYGLSGIPFWSFDIGGFKGLPDSETYVRWAQVGLLLSHARFHGTASRMPWDFSDEAQEIVMEAVRLRYRLLPYILATAKQATETGLPVIRAMSLAFEGDSGSRSVETQFMLGSSLLVVPVLKEGGEVEVYLPQGRWYDYYTGLVQSGPKTYRTVSPLDKIPFFVREGAIIPTTEVANRVRQWDPQLSVHLYGRATNTVVIPEESQKMDTSITTESKGSVLGIEVVSKSRNWNFICHGWTKLPKEVLINGKPCKASLDEGSNTLQITLDNEGTFKLSIQED; encoded by the coding sequence GTGAAAAGTCGCAATGGAAGCAGTTTCTATCCCGTACAGGAGATTGGCTCACTCTATACAGAGGTTGACGGAGAACTTCGTTTCCCGGCAAAGGTTGCCTCAACAGAAATGTTCATTGGACTTACCTTCTACACAGAAGGATATATCCGCTACCGCATCGAGGTAGCGGGAGAGCAGCGCTGGAAGCATTCCTTTGCACACATGGAGCAACTCGAGCCCATCAAGGCTGAAGTTGAGGCTAAGCAATCATGCTTTGTCATTACGGCAGGCCCTGTTGTTGCCCACCTAAGCACTGCTCCCTACTCGCTCAGCATTAGGGACCTTTATGGGCATGTGGTACTTGAGGAGTTTGCCGGCGATGTGAATGCCCGCAGTGAGTGGATCAGCGCACCAACCGGATATACAGCTTCCTCAGACCAACAAATGTCCACCCGCATGAATTTTGCCTACTCATCGGATACCAGCTACTATGGAACCGGTGAGCGTTTTCCTTCGCTGAGGCAGAACAACCGACGCATCACCCTATGGAATGACAATCCTTACGGTTCGGGCACCGACCGTGCATACAAGAACATCCCATTGGTAGTGACTGACAGTGGGTATGCCCTGTTGTTGCATGAAACTGCACGCAGCACTTGGGATTTTGGCTCAACCTCCACCTTCTCCTGCTCCATCGAGGTGGACCAGCAAGGAATCGATCTGATCATCATCGTTGCCCCGACCATGGCTGAACAATTGAGGGCGTACACCAGGCTTACCTGCAAAGCTCCGATGCCCCCACGATGGTCATTTGGCGTATGGGTTTCCCCTTTCGGCAACTATCTTGATGCAGGAAGCTCATGGCAACAGAAGGAGTTTCTCCAGTTCATCGCCTCCTTGGACGAGCATGAGATGCCGTGTGATGTCATCCACCTCGATCCCTACTGGATGGGAAAAACCAAGAAGTTGTGTGACTTTGCCTGGGACCCAGTGGACTACCCCGACCCCAAGCTATTCATTGACACTTTAGCCAAAAGGGGCCTTCGGCTCTGCCTTTGGGAACATCCTTACATCGAAAAAGGATCTGAGCTTTATGAGGAAGGAAAGCGCAACGGATACTTCATCAAGAAAGCGGATGGTTCGGTCTATGATTACCACATCGTCATTGTTCCTGCTGAACGCAGAACAGCAGAACAGACTGAGTATGCTGAAGACTTCTATGCATTGGGCAGCGCTGTGGACTTTTCCAATCCTGCTGCGGTCGAGTGGTACAAGAGCCTCCACCGCCCCCTGATCGAAATGGGAACCGCTACATTCAAGACCGACTTCGGCGAGGTCACCCCGTATGATGCCCATTTCTTCAATGGAATGAGTGGCCGTGAGATGCACAACCTTTACGCTTATCTGTACAACAAGACTGTCTGGGAAGTGCAGCAAGAGTATACTGACATGCCGTTTCTGTGGGGCCGCAGCGGATATGCAGGCAGCCAAGCCTTCCCGGTCCAGTGGTCAGGCGACCCGGTCAGTGATCTGCGCAGCCTGAGGACAACCATCATCAGCGGACTGAACTATGGTTTGTCAGGAATCCCGTTCTGGTCCTTTGACATTGGAGGTTTCAAGGGTCTGCCTGACTCAGAGACCTATGTCCGTTGGGCACAAGTGGGGCTCTTGCTCTCCCATGCCCGTTTCCACGGAACAGCCAGTCGCATGCCTTGGGACTTCTCTGACGAAGCACAAGAGATTGTCATGGAAGCGGTCCGCTTGCGCTACCGGCTCCTGCCCTACATTCTGGCAACCGCAAAACAAGCTACAGAAACTGGGTTGCCGGTCATACGTGCCATGAGCCTTGCCTTTGAAGGCGACAGCGGATCACGAAGTGTAGAAACCCAATTCATGCTCGGCTCCTCACTCTTGGTTGTTCCGGTACTGAAGGAGGGCGGCGAAGTGGAAGTCTACCTGCCCCAAGGACGATGGTATGACTACTACACAGGCCTTGTTCAGTCAGGTCCAAAGACCTATCGAACTGTCTCTCCCCTCGACAAAATCCCGTTCTTCGTCCGAGAGGGAGCGATTATCCCGACCACTGAGGTAGCGAACCGGGTGAGGCAATGGGATCCACAGCTTTCCGTCCACCTCTACGGGCGTGCAACCAATACGGTAGTAATCCCCGAAGAGAGTCAAAAGATGGATACTTCCATCACCACCGAAAGCAAAGGTTCAGTACTTGGTATTGAGGTAGTTTCCAAGTCACGCAACTGGAACTTCATCTGTCATGGATGGACCAAACTTCCCAAGGAAGTCCTGATTAATGGGAAGCCCTGCAAGGCCTCCCTTGATGAGGGAAGCAACACTTTGCAGATCACTTTGGACAATGAAGGAACGTTCAAACTAAGCATACAGGAGGATTGA
- a CDS encoding sugar-binding domain-containing protein — translation MDMLPHQFPRPDFRRAPFQLLNGSYQFAFDDEEVGLSEAWYGKRPLGQSIQVPFCYQSPMSTVGSNSYHPVVWYKRLFTVDAPMQGENLLLHFGAVDYQTTVWVNGTLVGTHVGGYTPFSFEISSYLVSDGEQDLTIRVEDRFDPAQVRGKQYWKTYNEMCWYQASTGIWQSVWLERVGERWIKTLRCTPDIDTHSATIAYQIEGKSDHACTLHLVLSYENLARDPSSYSMDPSYKPAAAPRIASEITLAVMGNEGSVTVPVPPIDNIKNTHFWTPETPNLIGVHADLHSEACLLDTVDTYFGMRKIEIQGTEILLNHQNLRQVLVLDQGYWEESFLTPPSSEALKKDIELAKRFGFNGARKHQKIEDPHFYYWADVLGFLVWGELPSTYRFSERSQDAMLRDVRRFILRDYNHPCIITWVPLNESWGVRDIVSSAAQQDFARSLYYLIRSMDHTRLVVTNDGWEQVNETDFYGIHDYTPVQAMLNPAYFVSQAEILDTCAQKKRCLVDHLKSQEKPLLITEYGGIAFDDGSASSWGYFGKVSDEASFLSRFKDITQAFLALGYVRGICYTQLTDVFQEKNGLLDMKRIPKVEPEKIAAIIRGGRAQDLKPNLVL, via the coding sequence ATGGATATGTTGCCTCATCAATTTCCCCGCCCCGATTTTCGTCGTGCTCCCTTCCAGTTGCTCAATGGTAGCTATCAGTTTGCTTTTGATGATGAGGAAGTAGGCCTCTCGGAAGCTTGGTATGGCAAAAGGCCTCTTGGGCAAAGCATTCAGGTTCCCTTCTGTTACCAGAGCCCGATGAGCACTGTCGGCTCCAACTCCTATCATCCGGTTGTCTGGTACAAACGGCTGTTCACCGTTGATGCCCCCATGCAGGGAGAGAATCTCCTGCTCCATTTTGGTGCGGTTGATTACCAGACAACCGTCTGGGTGAACGGAACGTTGGTGGGAACCCACGTTGGGGGCTATACCCCTTTCAGTTTTGAGATTTCGTCGTATCTTGTCAGTGATGGCGAGCAGGATCTCACCATTCGGGTGGAGGATCGCTTCGACCCGGCGCAGGTGCGTGGCAAGCAGTATTGGAAAACCTACAATGAGATGTGCTGGTACCAGGCAAGCACCGGCATCTGGCAGTCGGTCTGGTTGGAGCGGGTGGGAGAGCGTTGGATCAAAACCCTTCGCTGCACGCCCGACATCGACACCCATTCGGCTACGATTGCCTATCAGATCGAAGGGAAGTCGGATCATGCCTGCACGTTGCACCTTGTCCTCAGCTATGAGAATCTTGCACGCGATCCATCCAGCTACTCGATGGATCCATCCTACAAGCCTGCTGCAGCCCCTCGGATTGCCAGCGAGATCACCCTTGCCGTTATGGGAAATGAGGGGAGTGTCACCGTCCCCGTTCCCCCGATCGACAACATCAAGAATACCCACTTCTGGACACCTGAGACTCCCAACCTGATTGGGGTGCATGCAGATCTTCATTCGGAAGCTTGTTTGTTGGATACCGTGGACACGTACTTTGGCATGCGCAAGATCGAAATCCAGGGCACTGAGATCCTGCTCAACCACCAGAACCTGCGTCAGGTCCTGGTGCTTGACCAAGGCTATTGGGAGGAGAGCTTTCTCACCCCTCCCTCAAGCGAGGCACTGAAAAAGGACATAGAACTCGCCAAGCGTTTTGGTTTCAATGGGGCGCGAAAGCACCAGAAGATCGAAGATCCCCACTTCTACTACTGGGCCGATGTCCTGGGTTTTTTGGTATGGGGAGAGCTGCCTTCGACCTACCGGTTCAGCGAGCGAAGCCAGGATGCCATGCTCCGTGACGTGCGCCGGTTCATCTTGCGTGACTACAACCACCCCTGCATCATCACCTGGGTGCCGCTCAACGAGTCCTGGGGTGTGCGTGACATTGTCAGCTCCGCAGCGCAGCAGGACTTCGCCCGCAGCCTGTACTATCTCATCCGCAGCATGGACCATACCCGTCTTGTGGTGACCAACGACGGGTGGGAGCAGGTCAACGAGACCGATTTCTATGGCATTCATGACTACACCCCTGTCCAGGCGATGCTCAACCCAGCCTATTTTGTCTCACAGGCGGAAATCTTGGATACCTGTGCCCAGAAGAAGCGCTGTCTGGTCGATCATCTCAAGTCCCAGGAGAAACCGCTTCTGATCACCGAATACGGAGGCATTGCGTTCGACGACGGATCTGCTTCCAGCTGGGGATATTTCGGGAAGGTGAGTGACGAAGCCTCCTTCCTTTCGCGGTTCAAGGATATCACGCAAGCCTTTCTGGCCTTGGGCTATGTGCGCGGAATCTGCTACACCCAGCTCACCGATGTCTTTCAGGAGAAAAATGGCCTGCTCGATATGAAACGTATTCCAAAAGTCGAACCGGAGAAAATTGCGGCCATCATTCGGGGAGGGAGAGCACAGGATCTCAAACCTAATCTTGTATTATAA